The following are encoded together in the Ezakiella massiliensis genome:
- a CDS encoding YraN family protein — protein MKADNKIVGNLGEDMACKYLQEKNYYILERNYRNKQGEIDIIAMDKGVLVFVEVKARKNRRFGLPQDAVNDIKRHKIDKTANIFVAEKNWYKLRRRYDIIEIIFEEKYINHIENAFQISEF, from the coding sequence ATGAAGGCAGATAATAAGATAGTAGGAAATCTTGGGGAAGACATGGCCTGTAAGTATTTGCAAGAGAAAAACTACTATATACTTGAAAGAAATTACAGAAACAAGCAGGGAGAAATTGATATAATCGCAATGGATAAAGGAGTGCTTGTTTTTGTCGAAGTAAAGGCTAGAAAAAATAGGAGATTTGGCCTACCTCAGGATGCTGTAAATGATATAAAGAGGCATAAAATAGATAAAACAGCCAATATTTTTGTTGCTGAGAAAAATTGGTATAAATTAAGAAGGAGATATGATATAATAGAAATAATATTTGAGGAAAAGTATATTAATCATATAGAAAACGCTTTTCAAATATCAGAATTTTAG
- a CDS encoding YifB family Mg chelatase-like AAA ATPase produces the protein MYSSVKSAALTGLIGSMIEVECDVSGGGQAAFNIVGLPDAAIRESKERVTRAVINSGIRFPLDKRITINLAPASIKKEGSHTDLAIAVAVLTANGNLVEGSSDPYIFIGELSLEGKLNAVEGVLPMVISMRDLGYRKFVVPFANRKECSILKDVDVYAFEYIRDVFAFLNNEREFKPFKSDTNINKEVHYDVDFSEIKSQETLKRALEIAAAGNHNILIIGPPGAGKTMAARRLPTILPDMTEEEAIEVTKIYSVAGLTTDDGLIRTRPFRSPHHSSSSVAVVGGGRIPKPGEVSLAHNGVLFLDELPEFNRSTLEVLRQPLEDGVVNISRVNAQITYPANFMFVASMNPCPCGYYGDPNHECTCTQNQIDRYLGKISNPLLDRIDMHIEVSAVNYDDLKGKAEGEKSKNIRQRVNNARNLQIERYKDINITNNSQLSGKHLHEYIHLTDSSEKILDMAYRKYSFSARAYNKILKLARTIADLDSSENIKDEHLLEALRYRSFDSKYF, from the coding sequence ATGTATTCAAGCGTAAAAAGTGCTGCACTTACAGGACTTATAGGAAGCATGATAGAAGTTGAATGCGACGTATCTGGGGGTGGACAAGCTGCTTTTAATATAGTTGGTCTACCTGATGCTGCAATTAGAGAATCGAAAGAGCGTGTAACAAGGGCTGTAATAAATTCTGGAATCAGATTTCCTTTGGATAAAAGAATTACAATTAACCTTGCACCTGCAAGCATAAAAAAAGAAGGCTCACATACTGACCTCGCAATTGCAGTTGCTGTATTAACTGCTAATGGAAATTTGGTAGAGGGAAGTTCAGACCCTTACATTTTTATTGGAGAACTTAGCTTAGAAGGTAAATTAAATGCAGTTGAAGGCGTATTACCTATGGTAATTTCTATGAGGGACTTGGGTTACCGTAAATTTGTTGTGCCCTTTGCCAATAGAAAAGAGTGTTCTATTTTAAAAGATGTTGATGTTTACGCTTTTGAATATATAAGAGATGTATTTGCCTTTTTAAATAATGAAAGAGAGTTCAAACCATTTAAATCAGATACAAATATCAACAAAGAAGTTCACTACGACGTTGATTTTTCTGAAATAAAATCTCAAGAGACCTTAAAGAGGGCTCTTGAAATTGCAGCTGCAGGAAACCATAATATTTTAATTATTGGTCCTCCAGGAGCTGGAAAAACAATGGCAGCACGTAGACTTCCAACTATACTACCAGATATGACTGAAGAAGAGGCCATAGAAGTAACAAAAATTTATTCAGTTGCAGGACTTACAACCGATGATGGCTTAATAAGAACCAGACCCTTTAGGTCGCCACATCACAGTTCAAGTTCTGTTGCCGTGGTCGGCGGTGGCAGGATACCTAAACCAGGTGAGGTTAGTCTTGCCCACAACGGCGTTTTGTTCTTAGATGAGCTGCCTGAATTTAATCGCAGTACACTTGAAGTGTTGAGGCAACCTTTGGAAGATGGGGTTGTAAATATCTCGCGTGTAAATGCACAAATAACTTATCCTGCAAATTTTATGTTTGTTGCGTCTATGAACCCTTGTCCTTGTGGTTACTACGGCGACCCTAATCATGAGTGCACATGTACGCAAAATCAAATCGACAGGTATCTTGGAAAAATTTCGAATCCACTTCTGGATAGGATTGATATGCATATTGAGGTTTCTGCTGTAAACTATGATGATTTGAAGGGGAAAGCTGAAGGCGAAAAGTCTAAGAACATACGCCAGAGGGTTAATAATGCAAGAAACTTGCAAATCGAAAGGTACAAGGATATAAATATCACCAACAATTCACAGCTTTCTGGCAAACACTTACATGAATACATCCACTTGACGGACAGTTCTGAAAAGATTTTAGATATGGCTTACAGGAAATATTCTTTCTCTGCTAGAGCCTATAATAAAATATTAAAATTGGCTAGGACAATTGCAGATCTAGACTCTTCAGAAAATATAAAAGACGAACACTTGCTAGAGGCCTTGAGATATAGGTCCTTTGATTCAAAGTATTTTTAG
- the rpsP gene encoding 30S ribosomal protein S16, translating to MAVKIRLRRMGSKKNPFYRVVVADSRAPRNGRFIEEIGYYNPVSNPKVCKIDGDRAEYWIGVGAKPTDTVNYLLKQYNVLDVKSKGVEKEVEVAEEEKETEV from the coding sequence ATGGCAGTAAAAATTAGATTAAGAAGAATGGGATCAAAGAAGAATCCATTCTATCGTGTAGTTGTTGCAGACTCAAGAGCTCCAAGAAACGGAAGATTTATTGAAGAAATTGGATATTACAACCCTGTAAGCAATCCAAAGGTTTGCAAGATCGATGGTGACAGAGCAGAATACTGGATTGGCGTTGGCGCTAAACCAACAGATACAGTTAACTACTTATTAAAACAATACAATGTTTTAGATGTTAAATCTAAAGGTGTTGAAAAAGAAGTAGAAGTTGCTGAAGAAGAAAAAGAAACAGAGGTATAA
- the rimM gene encoding ribosome maturation factor RimM (Essential for efficient processing of 16S rRNA), whose amino-acid sequence MNLVEIGKISSSHGLKGAFKIERYIDDIDEFFQFKEIYVFGYSEPFEIADVYTKKQSVYLKLKGIDDIDTIERLVGDSIYVDEADFSELKDGEFFHRDLIGLDVYENDRCIGRVSNVINGTSQDIIVISRNDDEAMIPFVKEFFSNVDIENNKIEINSIEGLIPWL is encoded by the coding sequence GTGAACCTAGTTGAAATTGGAAAAATATCATCGAGCCATGGACTTAAGGGAGCCTTTAAAATTGAAAGATACATTGATGATATAGATGAATTCTTTCAGTTTAAAGAAATTTATGTCTTTGGCTATAGTGAACCTTTTGAAATAGCTGATGTATACACAAAAAAACAATCGGTATATTTAAAACTAAAGGGCATAGATGATATAGACACAATTGAAAGACTTGTTGGTGATTCTATTTATGTAGATGAAGCTGATTTTTCAGAACTCAAGGATGGAGAGTTTTTTCATAGAGATCTAATAGGATTGGATGTATATGAAAACGACAGATGTATTGGTAGGGTTTCCAATGTAATCAATGGGACCAGCCAAGATATAATAGTTATTTCTCGCAATGATGATGAGGCTATGATTCCTTTTGTAAAAGAATTTTTTTCAAATGTTGATATAGAAAATAATAAAATTGAAATAAATTCGATAGAGGGTTTGATACCATGGTTATAA
- a CDS encoding EFR1 family ferrodoxin (N-terminal region resembles flavodoxins. C-terminal ferrodoxin region binds two 4Fe-4S clusters.): MILYFSGTGNSEYLAVSLAKEIDDRAVDLFSYIKSNQKEVFKSDKAFVLLTPTYSWRVPRFITEYLNKCEFTGSKDMYVILNYGSSFGNAYKYIKEDVSSWGLNFMGLYGIKMPENYIMLFNLDDEKTNYNIVLDANKELRKIADIINNKKQFKKDKINLIDRFISGTVNSFFFKFMVKDKKFYYTEKCIKCGRCSQVCVLNNIDYVDGYPRWNGNCTHCAACISKCPTGAIEYGKKTVGKDRYLLKKIIKNN, encoded by the coding sequence ATGATATTATATTTTTCGGGAACTGGAAACAGTGAGTACTTAGCAGTATCACTTGCGAAAGAAATAGATGATAGAGCTGTGGATCTTTTTTCTTATATAAAAAGCAATCAAAAAGAAGTATTTAAATCAGATAAAGCCTTTGTTTTGCTTACACCTACATATTCTTGGCGAGTGCCAAGGTTTATAACAGAATACTTAAACAAATGCGAGTTTACAGGCAGCAAAGATATGTATGTCATCCTTAACTATGGATCATCATTTGGTAATGCCTACAAATATATAAAAGAAGATGTGAGCTCATGGGGCTTAAACTTTATGGGTCTTTATGGTATTAAAATGCCTGAAAATTATATAATGCTATTTAATCTTGATGATGAAAAAACAAATTATAATATAGTTTTAGATGCTAACAAAGAATTAAGAAAAATCGCAGATATTATTAATAATAAAAAGCAATTTAAAAAAGATAAGATAAATTTAATTGACCGTTTTATATCTGGAACAGTAAATAGTTTTTTCTTTAAGTTTATGGTTAAGGATAAGAAATTTTATTATACAGAAAAATGTATAAAATGCGGTCGGTGTTCACAAGTATGCGTTTTAAACAATATAGATTATGTCGATGGATATCCTCGCTGGAATGGCAATTGCACCCACTGTGCTGCCTGCATTTCCAAGTGTCCGACTGGCGCTATTGAATATGGCAAAAAAACTGTTGGCAAGGATAGATACTTACTTAAGAAAATAATAAAAAACAATTAA
- the dprA gene encoding DNA-processing protein DprA, which yields MINNREALVWLNYLFVQNKQILKLIEYFGDIKEIFSCDRKEIENSAILSEEKIDFIMSSRDEDKIKKIFKEYENFGAHIITIFDDEYPKRLSNVDDAPAVLYVKGEILPQDELAFSIVGSRKITEYGKESCRYIASDLVQNCITIVSGMANGADTVAHKAALEVGGRTIAVLGTGLNVIYPKRNEKLYHEISQNGAVISEFPANTKGAPYNFPRRNRIVSGLGLGVLVVEAKEKSGSLITAGIAGEQGRDVFAIPGNINSVYSRGANKLIQDGAKLVISPQDIYNEVREFEEFTDDYKSKEVSTDNLDLSDQEKSIVDILQLGEFSMDEIMDKTELDVQTTQMLITKLELLDIVKSTAAGKYMLKL from the coding sequence ATGATTAATAACAGAGAAGCACTTGTTTGGTTAAATTATTTATTTGTCCAAAACAAGCAAATATTAAAGTTAATTGAATATTTTGGGGATATTAAGGAAATTTTTTCCTGCGATAGAAAAGAAATAGAGAATTCTGCTATCTTAAGTGAGGAAAAGATTGATTTTATAATGTCTTCTAGAGACGAGGATAAAATAAAAAAGATTTTTAAAGAATACGAGAATTTTGGTGCCCATATTATTACAATTTTTGATGATGAATATCCCAAAAGACTTAGCAATGTAGATGATGCACCTGCAGTTTTGTATGTAAAAGGTGAAATTCTTCCTCAAGATGAGCTTGCATTTTCTATTGTCGGCAGCCGAAAGATTACTGAATACGGCAAAGAGAGTTGCAGGTATATTGCAAGTGACCTAGTCCAAAATTGTATTACAATTGTTTCTGGCATGGCAAACGGGGCTGATACAGTTGCCCATAAAGCAGCTTTAGAAGTCGGTGGTAGAACGATTGCTGTCTTAGGTACGGGTTTAAATGTTATTTATCCAAAGAGAAATGAAAAACTCTACCATGAAATTTCTCAAAACGGAGCCGTAATAAGCGAGTTTCCCGCAAACACAAAGGGGGCTCCATATAATTTTCCACGGAGAAATCGTATAGTTAGTGGACTAGGCCTCGGCGTTTTAGTTGTAGAAGCTAAGGAGAAAAGCGGATCACTAATAACCGCGGGAATAGCTGGAGAACAAGGCAGAGATGTGTTTGCAATTCCTGGAAATATAAACAGTGTTTACTCGAGGGGAGCTAATAAATTAATTCAAGATGGAGCAAAACTTGTAATTTCGCCTCAAGATATATATAATGAAGTTCGTGAATTTGAAGAATTTACTGACGACTATAAATCAAAAGAAGTTTCAACAGATAATTTGGACTTATCTGACCAAGAAAAATCCATAGTTGACATCCTCCAATTGGGAGAATTTTCTATGGATGAAATTATGGATAAGACTGAACTTGATGTTCAAACCACGCAGATGCTTATAACCAAACTTGAATTACTCGATATTGTAAAGAGCACAGCTGCTGGAAAATATATGTTAAAACTTTAG
- the rplS gene encoding 50S ribosomal protein L19 gives MNVLEALNKEQLKSDIPNFRVGDTVQVHYKVVEGTRERIQVYEGTVIKRQGGAVQETFTVRRLSYGVGVERTFPLHSPRIDKIVVTRKGRVRRAKLYYLRDRQGKAAKVKEVK, from the coding sequence ATGAATGTACTAGAAGCTTTAAATAAAGAACAATTAAAATCTGATATTCCAAACTTTAGAGTAGGGGATACAGTACAAGTACACTACAAGGTCGTAGAAGGTACAAGGGAAAGAATTCAAGTTTATGAAGGAACTGTTATTAAACGCCAAGGAGGCGCTGTTCAAGAAACATTTACAGTTAGAAGACTTTCATACGGTGTAGGTGTTGAAAGAACATTCCCACTTCACTCACCAAGAATTGACAAAATTGTAGTTACAAGAAAAGGCCGTGTTCGTCGTGCTAAACTTTACTACTTAAGAGATCGTCAAGGTAAGGCCGCAAAGGTTAAAGAAGTTAAATAA
- the ylqF gene encoding ribosome biogenesis GTPase YlqF, with protein MSWYPGHMKKAIEEIESKLKLVDMVIELVDARVPVATLNPIFDRLFANKGRLLLLSKSDLADPKATEEFVDKFNEDRTSFAVNLSNRNDINRILKEISNIKNKMLEEKDGRVEDFTLKMIVVGMPNVGKSTLLNALKGKKSARVGNTPGLTKNQQWVKTDYGFMILDTPGILSTSRKNKTLVNNLKLVNGIENIEDDPAELAIILIDILKDLYPGVLKDRYDVDEEADRVAILEDIGRARGTLLRGGEIDYSRAGQILLQDFRSGKLGRISLERVNDLGRTDEE; from the coding sequence ATGAGTTGGTATCCAGGCCACATGAAAAAAGCTATAGAAGAAATAGAAAGCAAATTAAAGCTAGTAGATATGGTTATTGAGCTTGTCGATGCCAGAGTCCCAGTTGCTACACTAAATCCAATCTTCGACCGATTGTTTGCTAACAAAGGAAGACTTTTACTTTTAAGTAAGAGTGATCTTGCCGATCCAAAGGCAACCGAAGAATTTGTTGATAAATTTAACGAAGATAGGACGAGTTTTGCTGTTAATTTGTCCAATAGAAATGATATTAATAGAATTCTAAAAGAAATAAGCAACATAAAAAATAAAATGCTAGAAGAAAAAGATGGCCGAGTTGAAGATTTTACTTTAAAGATGATTGTGGTTGGCATGCCTAATGTGGGTAAATCTACACTTTTAAATGCACTAAAAGGGAAAAAATCTGCTCGCGTTGGAAACACACCAGGGCTTACAAAAAATCAGCAGTGGGTAAAGACAGACTATGGTTTTATGATTTTGGATACACCGGGTATTCTTTCGACTTCACGCAAAAATAAAACTTTGGTTAACAACTTAAAACTTGTAAATGGCATTGAAAATATAGAAGATGATCCTGCAGAGCTTGCAATTATTTTAATAGATATATTAAAGGACTTGTATCCTGGTGTTTTAAAAGATAGATATGATGTAGACGAAGAGGCCGATAGGGTTGCAATACTTGAGGATATAGGTAGAGCTCGTGGCACGCTTTTGCGTGGTGGAGAAATCGATTATTCAAGAGCAGGACAAATACTATTGCAAGATTTTAGGTCAGGAAAATTGGGTAGAATTTCCTTGGAGAGAGTAAATGACTTGGGTAGAACAGACGAGGAATGA
- the trmD gene encoding tRNA (guanosine(37)-N1)-methyltransferase TrmD, protein MVINCLTTFPEFIENMKSYSIIKRAIEDGRVELNTVNIREFSDDPNRRTDDYPYGGGLGMLMTCQPIVDAMHSIKNPGKRIYLGPAGKKLDQDLLNELSKEENLTFLCGHYEGVDQRVIDNYIDMEISVGDYVLTGGEIPFMVVMDGITRLIPGVLKEDASFEIESFYNGLLEHPQYTRPYEFEGKKVPDILLSGDHEKVRLYNLKESLRLTKEKRPELYEQFMENNKENKDIKKLLKEEGGN, encoded by the coding sequence ATGGTTATAAATTGTCTGACTACTTTTCCTGAATTTATTGAAAATATGAAATCTTATTCTATTATAAAAAGAGCAATAGAAGATGGTAGAGTAGAGTTAAATACTGTTAATATTAGAGAATTCTCCGATGATCCCAATAGGAGAACTGATGATTATCCTTATGGCGGAGGGCTAGGCATGTTAATGACTTGCCAACCAATCGTAGATGCAATGCATTCTATAAAAAATCCAGGCAAGAGAATTTACCTGGGGCCAGCTGGAAAGAAGTTAGATCAAGATTTACTAAATGAATTATCAAAAGAAGAAAATTTAACTTTTCTTTGTGGACATTATGAGGGCGTTGACCAACGCGTAATTGACAATTATATTGATATGGAAATATCTGTTGGAGACTATGTCCTAACAGGTGGAGAAATTCCTTTTATGGTTGTTATGGATGGTATTACAAGGTTGATACCTGGCGTATTAAAAGAAGATGCAAGCTTTGAAATTGAATCTTTTTATAATGGTTTATTAGAACACCCACAGTACACAAGACCCTATGAATTTGAAGGGAAAAAAGTTCCAGATATATTATTATCTGGTGACCATGAGAAAGTTAGGTTATATAACTTGAAAGAGTCTCTAAGACTAACAAAAGAAAAAAGACCAGAATTGTATGAACAATTTATGGAAAATAATAAAGAAAATAAAGATATAAAAAAATTATTAAAAGAGGAAGGAGGTAACTAG
- a CDS encoding response regulator transcription factor — protein MRILLIEDNKSLVETLKDLLESQGYEVDYYYDIDDIEDYMILNKYNLIILDLMLGKRDGLDFLKTIRNEIHRPILILTAKSSKDDQIKGLNLGADDYITKPFDADILVARINAQLRNQNKEKVVFKETEFDLNIGTISKKGEISRLTNFELEVLKLLYTNKNKILSKAQMISMLPTQSEEVTERTIVSHIYNIRKKILEINADDPVENKWGVGYRWK, from the coding sequence ATGAGAATATTACTAATAGAAGACAACAAGTCATTGGTTGAAACACTAAAAGATTTATTGGAATCTCAAGGCTATGAAGTTGATTATTATTATGATATAGATGATATTGAAGATTATATGATCCTTAATAAATATAACTTAATAATTTTGGACTTAATGCTTGGCAAGAGGGATGGTTTAGATTTTTTAAAAACTATTCGTAATGAGATACATAGGCCGATTTTAATTTTAACAGCGAAGTCTTCAAAAGATGATCAAATAAAAGGTTTGAATCTTGGAGCAGATGATTATATTACAAAACCTTTTGATGCAGATATTTTAGTTGCAAGAATAAATGCGCAATTAAGAAATCAAAATAAAGAAAAAGTTGTATTTAAGGAAACTGAATTTGATTTAAATATAGGAACCATTAGCAAGAAGGGCGAAATTTCTAGACTGACAAATTTTGAATTAGAAGTTTTAAAATTACTCTATACAAATAAAAACAAAATTTTATCAAAAGCACAAATGATTTCAATGTTGCCAACACAAAGTGAAGAGGTTACAGAGCGTACAATTGTGTCTCATATATATAATATTAGAAAAAAGATTTTGGAGATAAATGCAGATGATCCAGTAGAAAATAAATGGGGAGTAGGATATAGATGGAAATAA
- the topA gene encoding type I DNA topoisomerase, with translation MNLIIVESPTKARTISRFLGKNNKVLATKGHVRDLPKSRLGVDLETFEPEYINIRGKAPVINEIKSAAKKADKVYIATDNDREGEAIAWHVAYLLGLEGEKNRIEFNEITKKSILKAMEDPRTIDENLVDSQQARRVLDRVVGYNLSPVLWKKVKGKLSAGRVQSVALMLICDREEEIRNFKPDEYWTIKALFKDKADEIIFDLKQFKDRSSYKKIEIPNKKASDKIIEDLKKNDYIVVANKETKRSKNPFPPFTTSLLQQDANRRLGFKSSKTMQIAQRLYEGKKVGAGSEVGLITYMRTDSYRLSEEAISEAGKFINKSFGKEYYSGPKHYHNKKKGTQDAHEAIRPTDVNRTPQSIKEYLSADEYKLYSLIWNRFVSSQMASAKILKKTIDLENGIYLFKTEAEAIIFDGYMRVNGIESGFKEVDFDKFKIGSKVNPNKIIPEQNFTKPPARFTEASLIKTLEDEGIGRPSTYAPTISTLVNRVYIKFDKKTIVPTELGEIVNEILKKNFPSVINVKFTAEMEEVLDDVSDGDLAWQKVLKDFYKTFEKDVEKANKNIEEVKIEDEVSDVKCDKCGRMMVYKYSKYGKFLACPGFPECKNTMSIEEKVGVKCPKCKDGEIVKKKSKYGRVFYGCNKYPDCDFATYDLPIKEKCPECGGMLTEKNYSKYKQIKCTNCEYTEKREK, from the coding sequence TTGAATTTAATTATTGTAGAATCTCCTACCAAGGCCAGGACAATTTCAAGATTTTTAGGAAAAAATAACAAGGTCTTAGCCACCAAGGGACACGTAAGAGATTTACCAAAATCAAGACTGGGCGTTGACCTTGAAACATTCGAACCCGAATATATAAATATTAGGGGCAAGGCACCTGTTATAAATGAAATTAAAAGCGCAGCCAAAAAAGCTGATAAAGTTTATATCGCAACAGATAATGATAGAGAAGGAGAAGCGATAGCTTGGCATGTCGCATATCTTTTGGGCCTTGAAGGAGAAAAAAATCGTATTGAATTTAATGAAATAACCAAAAAATCTATTTTAAAAGCAATGGAAGACCCTAGGACTATTGATGAAAATTTGGTGGACTCTCAACAAGCTAGGAGAGTCTTGGACAGGGTTGTTGGCTATAATCTTTCCCCAGTACTTTGGAAAAAGGTAAAGGGAAAACTCAGTGCCGGTAGAGTTCAATCAGTTGCCCTTATGCTTATATGCGATAGAGAAGAAGAGATTAGAAATTTCAAGCCAGATGAATACTGGACTATAAAGGCTCTTTTTAAAGACAAGGCTGATGAGATAATTTTTGATCTAAAGCAATTTAAAGACAGAAGTTCATATAAGAAAATTGAAATTCCAAATAAGAAGGCTAGCGACAAGATAATCGAAGATCTAAAGAAAAACGATTATATTGTAGTTGCCAACAAAGAAACAAAGAGATCAAAAAATCCATTTCCACCATTTACCACTTCCTTATTGCAACAAGATGCCAATAGGCGCTTAGGATTTAAATCATCTAAGACCATGCAAATTGCCCAAAGGCTATATGAAGGTAAGAAAGTTGGTGCAGGCTCAGAAGTAGGGCTTATCACTTACATGAGAACAGACTCTTACCGTTTAAGTGAAGAAGCTATTAGCGAAGCTGGTAAATTTATTAATAAAAGTTTTGGCAAGGAATATTATTCTGGACCTAAGCACTATCACAATAAAAAGAAGGGGACTCAAGATGCTCACGAAGCTATTAGACCTACAGATGTAAACAGGACTCCACAATCTATTAAGGAATATTTATCTGCCGATGAATACAAATTATATTCTTTGATATGGAATAGGTTTGTAAGCTCGCAGATGGCAAGTGCTAAAATTTTAAAGAAGACCATTGATTTAGAAAATGGAATTTATTTATTCAAGACAGAAGCAGAGGCCATTATATTTGACGGTTATATGCGCGTTAATGGAATAGAGTCTGGCTTTAAAGAAGTTGATTTTGATAAATTTAAAATTGGTTCAAAGGTAAATCCAAATAAAATCATTCCAGAACAAAATTTCACCAAACCGCCTGCAAGATTTACAGAAGCAAGCTTGATAAAGACCCTTGAAGATGAAGGGATTGGCAGGCCGAGCACATACGCACCTACAATTTCAACATTGGTCAATAGAGTTTATATAAAATTCGATAAAAAAACTATAGTCCCAACAGAATTAGGGGAAATAGTAAATGAAATATTAAAGAAAAATTTCCCATCTGTTATCAATGTTAAATTTACAGCAGAGATGGAAGAGGTCCTGGACGATGTTAGTGATGGAGACCTAGCTTGGCAGAAAGTTTTAAAAGATTTTTATAAGACCTTCGAAAAAGATGTTGAAAAAGCAAACAAAAATATAGAAGAAGTCAAGATCGAAGACGAAGTCTCAGATGTAAAGTGCGACAAGTGTGGCCGTATGATGGTTTATAAATATAGCAAGTACGGCAAGTTCTTGGCTTGCCCAGGCTTTCCTGAGTGCAAAAACACAATGAGCATAGAAGAAAAGGTTGGAGTAAAGTGTCCTAAGTGTAAGGATGGAGAAATAGTCAAGAAAAAAAGCAAGTATGGAAGGGTTTTCTACGGTTGCAATAAATATCCAGATTGCGACTTTGCAACCTACGACTTGCCTATAAAAGAAAAATGTCCAGAGTGCGGAGGCATGCTGACAGAAAAAAATTACTCCAAGTACAAACAAATCAAATGTACAAATTGTGAATACACAGAAAAAAGAGAAAAATAA
- a CDS encoding ribonuclease HII: MTWVEQTRNEEYIMGVDEVGRGPLFGGVAAAALIMPKNIFIMGINDSKKLSEKKRKIFFNEIWKRSLAIGLGYMDEKVIDKVNILEATKLAMDQAIKNASKILKPDLIIIDSVKLSGHDNLLSIDHGDEISYNVAAASIIAKVSRDNLCYGWDKIYPGYDLKNNKGYGTKNHYLGLDQEGITDLHRRSFLKKYEGR; the protein is encoded by the coding sequence ATGACTTGGGTAGAACAGACGAGGAATGAAGAATATATAATGGGCGTGGATGAAGTTGGCAGGGGACCGCTATTTGGTGGGGTCGCTGCAGCTGCTCTTATCATGCCCAAAAATATTTTTATTATGGGAATAAATGATTCCAAAAAACTTTCAGAGAAAAAGCGTAAGATATTTTTTAATGAAATTTGGAAGAGGTCACTTGCAATTGGACTTGGCTATATGGATGAGAAAGTAATTGACAAGGTAAATATTTTAGAAGCTACGAAGCTCGCCATGGATCAGGCTATAAAAAATGCAAGTAAAATCCTTAAGCCAGACTTGATAATAATTGACTCAGTTAAGCTCAGTGGACATGATAATTTACTTTCAATAGATCATGGGGACGAGATTAGCTATAATGTTGCGGCAGCGTCTATTATTGCAAAAGTTTCTAGGGATAACTTATGCTATGGATGGGATAAAATATATCCAGGATATGATTTAAAAAATAACAAAGGGTACGGAACCAAAAACCACTACTTAGGCTTAGACCAAGAAGGCATAACTGACTTGCATAGAAGGAGTTTTTTAAAAAAATATGAAGGCAGATAA
- a CDS encoding KH domain-containing protein, whose amino-acid sequence MQAKELLAYLVDNLVVNKEDVVIDVDETENSINLTLRVNPDDMGRVIGRKGRIANSIRTILKAANFESTKNVNLEIAD is encoded by the coding sequence ATGCAAGCAAAAGAATTACTTGCCTACTTGGTAGACAACTTAGTAGTTAATAAGGAAGATGTTGTAATCGATGTAGATGAAACAGAAAATTCCATCAATTTAACCCTTCGTGTTAATCCAGACGATATGGGAAGGGTTATAGGTAGAAAGGGCAGAATTGCAAATAGTATTAGAACTATTTTAAAGGCTGCTAATTTTGAATCTACAAAGAATGTTAACTTGGAGATTGCTGATTAG